Part of the Mytilus edulis chromosome 9, xbMytEdul2.2, whole genome shotgun sequence genome, GACAGTCCTACATCACCACTGACAGTAACTCATGGATATGCTCTGCCATCGGACAAACCTGGACAACTGACCGTCGTCCTAGAAACTGCTCCTTTACCAGCTCCATGTAAGTTAAAATACgcaaattgtttttaaaagataaaaaaaaaaacgtcgtACGAACTTTAGTGCCATTTGACCCGATTAAAACAATTTTAGAACAGATATGAAGGGTAATATGCTGTGATATTTAAGATGTTACTGTGTTTCTACTTTCTTTCCTCTTTTAAAGAGATAACACTAATTGTGTTTGGGAAAACATTagcaatatttgataaataaggaATTTACAAATACGTTGGTTATTTTTAAACTCCCAATTAATTAAAAGTCAACATTCTAGCTGACTATAGGTCGTCAGATTTACGtacatttaaatcattttccTGATAAAAGTACTTTGTATATCTTTAAAATTAGTTCATCAAAGTGTACTGTTTTCTGTGACTCACATTGAATGCAACTGTCCATCAGCCACTGattatttctcattttttgtaGATTGGGTTTTAAAGTTAGGACCAAAAACCTTTGGCACTGATGGTCAATACCAATATTCCATTGTCAGTGATTTCGTTAAAGCAACCCTGTTTGTTTTGTCACGTGATACAACAACATTTAAAACATACGAACCAGAAATCCTCCAATTCCTGAAAGAGCAAGGATTTACCTCTATCATAAACAAACCAGTAAAAACCTACCAGGGATCAGACTGCCACTACAATCCTAAACACCAGTAAAAACCTACCACGGACCAGACTGCCACTGCAATCATAAACACCTCTAAACCATACCATGGATCAGACTGCCATTACAATCCTAATCATCAGTAATCATCActatcatatatattttgtattttgttaaatctatgaataaatatttcttacttgtttttggttattttgatgAGTAAAAGAACATTTAAAGAAATGAGATACTTAAATTTAATAAACCTCTAACATTGGATTAATCCATAACCGTAACCTTTGACAAATAACTGGACTATAagtgagaattgaaatgggggatatcaaagagacaacaacacgaccgaAGAGCAAAAATCAGTCAAAAGGTTTTAAGCCAACAATATGTCTTTAACGCAGGCGGCGGGAAACTCCTTCAACCGGATGGAGGGTTGAGCTACAATACAAGTGCATTGTCTACCATTAGATAAACTTGGCATGCGCATCAGACAATCTATTGAGGACCATCACATTGCATTTGTTTTAACGTGTTTAGACTTTACCAACAGATCACTGTTTCTATCTAGATATACTTGCCTACCCTGCTGATACGTATACATATCAATCTGTATTTTCTGTTTCTTTACGGTGTATCATGTATCCAATCATTTAAGTGCCTACTAGATTTGACCTTATAATATGGAAAAGTGTAAGATATCGCAGATAATTTGATGCAACATATATACGATTGTTTGAAACTTAACTCTTGTAAGTGATACTAGTAATACGTTATCGGAAATACAAAGGTATCTAACTTTGAAGCTAACGACGCAAAATTACCAAAAAACACGTAAAGCAAGACAGATCGAAAGGATTATCTTACAGCTCATCTGTATCTGATAGTTAACTGAGATGTCAACAAGGCATTGACTATTCAGCCAGAGAAAAACGACGTTGTATTGATAGTAAACAGTTGAATTCTAATTTCCTTTTTAAGTATttcgttataaaaaaaatctctaaTTTATTAGAAAAAAGCTACACATATGGTTGACTAACAAAGTTGTGTGTGCAAGAACAAAAACACTTGCACAGAGGGATAGATTTTTCGTTTGATAattttgctgtctcattgaagtcTATATATCTTACATGTCCAATCAGTTTTGTTATCCTTGAGGTCTATATATCTTAAATGTCCAATCAGCTTTGTTATCATTGAATTTAATATTCCATCTTTTCAGGCTTAATTGTTTTTCAGAATATGTAGTTTGTATATGTCTTGATTTATACTAGTATTGTCATCGGAATAGTCACCTGctttgaacaatataaaaaaaaaaattcttttcatTTGATAGTTTTTTAGTCCTTCATAAGGTTGCTCAACTTTAATAAAATAGATCATGCCCCAAAATCAGTATatgtacaacaacaaaaaagcaatACGCGGTTTTATGGCGTGTTCTTCGTCTAAAAGTCATGGCGAGGCTTTCAGCACGCAGTAAAAGAATCTCTTACCTCCCTGCAAGTTTAAGACGGTCCCTAGCTACGGCTTGagcaaatatttttgttaaaataattcgGATGGACTTTGTCAGATGTAACACCACATAAGCAGACCCGGTTTAAAAAAGAACATACaggaaagtagtacatatttaaacaaacaaaatccTTCGCGTAGGTGTTAACCCTATAACCATGTAGCATACATTTAAGTATTTAACGTATCCTATAAAAGGCGACGGTCTGGTGATCCTTGTAGAACACTCAATTAACTGATAATTCTGAATAATTCAAAAATGTTCGAATGAATTCTAAAATTGAGGGCATATATAACCTGTTCCTCAGATATGAAGTGCATGATTTGGTGCATCAAAAATTCAGATAACCAGTGCAGTACGATCTAATGTATATATGCAAGTACACTGATCCCAATtccataaaatgttttaaaatgaaacattGAACGAGGATAGGAATGAGGGCCAATAATAGGTGGTGTGCgtcttatttaaattttaatatataaactgtTCTAAAGTTGAAAGAATGGTACACACCAGGGATCGACTTTATCTCAAGAATAAACGCACCGTAACTACAGAAGAGCATATATAGAAAGCACTGCggaagttttaaaaaagaataggttgtatgattgccaatgagacaactctccacaagaaaccaaaataacacagaaattaacaactataataggccaccgtacggccttcaacaataagcaaagcccataccttatagtcagctataaaaggccccgaaatgacaatgtaaaacagttcaaacgagtaaactaactgccttatttatgtttattttagttttgttaACCACTAGGTTTTGTTT contains:
- the LOC139487435 gene encoding apolipoprotein D-like, translating into MRSLLLLCLTVPVVSGFFLNTFGLGSGVNTVSELDVAKYLGRWYQMYASESVYATFERGAQCVTADYSLKPGVTNNITVLNSETVDSPTSPLTVTHGYALPSDKPGQLTVVLETAPLPAPYWVLKLGPKTFGTDGQYQYSIVSDFVKATLFVLSRDTTTFKTYEPEILQFLKEQGFTSIINKPVKTYQGSDCHYNPKHQ